The proteins below come from a single Crossiella sp. CA-258035 genomic window:
- a CDS encoding MBL fold metallo-hydrolase, producing MCLDCTDTSTLGRRSLLRGALAGTAGAALTAAAVSTPAAAADSTPAFGRWRSAGVRFRWLGVAGWELTFDNRRVLLDPYLSRFRHTGPDGNVDLNTPLSNNPRNLAAVVDDPAPVELIMVTHSHWDHMADVPYLMNALHRKDKGTPKAVGTETNRLLLTAMGADPKRVGGLHGGEYLDFGGFTMRAFHSLHSIGASHQYFLPGTLVSTPPRPRTVGELVEGGTLAYRIDIADRLSVLFLGTGNFIETELAGQRPDVVVLSAAGNGGTYQFVERALTTLGKPRFVIPSHHDKMDTPLGQPDIDPRLLPEFRAAVARVSPRSTVIEPAGHLTPFTL from the coding sequence ATGTGCCTCGACTGCACCGACACCTCGACCCTGGGCCGCCGCTCCCTGCTGCGCGGCGCGCTGGCCGGCACCGCGGGCGCCGCGCTGACCGCCGCCGCCGTCTCCACCCCGGCCGCGGCCGCCGACTCGACACCCGCCTTCGGCCGCTGGCGGTCAGCCGGCGTGCGGTTCCGCTGGCTGGGCGTGGCTGGCTGGGAACTGACCTTCGACAACCGCCGCGTCCTGCTCGACCCGTACCTGAGCCGCTTCCGGCACACCGGCCCGGACGGCAACGTGGACCTCAACACCCCGCTGTCGAACAACCCGCGCAACCTGGCCGCGGTGGTCGACGACCCGGCCCCGGTCGAGCTGATCATGGTGACGCACAGCCACTGGGACCACATGGCCGATGTGCCGTACCTGATGAACGCCTTGCACCGCAAGGACAAGGGCACGCCGAAGGCGGTCGGCACCGAGACCAACCGGCTCCTGCTCACCGCGATGGGCGCGGATCCGAAGCGGGTCGGCGGGCTGCACGGCGGCGAGTACCTGGACTTCGGCGGCTTCACCATGCGCGCCTTCCACAGCCTGCACAGCATCGGCGCCTCGCACCAGTACTTCCTGCCCGGCACCCTGGTCAGCACCCCGCCCCGGCCCAGGACCGTCGGCGAGCTGGTGGAGGGCGGCACGCTGGCCTACCGGATCGACATCGCCGACCGGCTCTCCGTGCTGTTCCTGGGCACCGGCAACTTCATCGAGACCGAGCTGGCCGGTCAGCGCCCGGACGTGGTGGTGCTCAGCGCGGCGGGCAACGGCGGCACCTACCAGTTCGTCGAGCGCGCACTGACCACGCTGGGCAAGCCGAGGTTCGTCATCCCCAGCCACCACGACAAGATGGACACCCCGCTGGGCCAGCCGGACATCGACCCCCGGCTGCTGCCGGAGTTCCGCGCCGCGGTGGCCAGGGTGAGCCCGCGCAGCACGGTGATCGAGCCGGCGGGCCACCTGACCCCGTTCACGCTGTGA
- a CDS encoding LysR family transcriptional regulator has translation MADLELRHLRAVCAIVETGSMSKAAVRLGLTQPALTAQLQRVERLVGGRLFDRSPTGSTPTELGRYVVNTARLVLDDLDHLLASAQDRARTFTPQPLLAGCMPMLFLARLVAELSNRLPCSEVRTEIEPVGHTLVEMLNSARLHLAVFERFDGLERRKLSGVEIRTLVLEPQFVAVAEDHPLAIREVISLDELADCDWVVPPPEANSLRMQLHTACATAGFTPRIRHHTWEAGMARVLVENGAVSLAAPASRSGNGIAVRPLRGDPLQVPIMVGVRTDGALAGRAHEVFASAAYAYRSIVDRNPTFAQWWAEHPEAHAELDAAMLVCPPLAV, from the coding sequence ATGGCTGACCTGGAGTTACGGCATCTCCGTGCGGTCTGCGCCATCGTCGAGACCGGCAGCATGAGCAAAGCCGCCGTCCGGCTCGGCCTCACCCAGCCCGCGCTCACCGCGCAACTGCAACGGGTCGAGCGCCTGGTGGGCGGTCGGCTGTTCGACCGCAGCCCGACCGGCAGCACCCCCACCGAACTGGGCCGCTACGTGGTCAACACCGCGCGCCTGGTGCTCGACGACCTCGACCACCTGCTCGCCTCGGCGCAGGACCGGGCGCGCACCTTCACCCCGCAGCCGCTGCTGGCCGGGTGCATGCCGATGCTGTTCCTGGCGCGGCTGGTCGCCGAGCTGAGCAACCGGCTGCCCTGCTCGGAGGTGCGCACCGAGATCGAGCCGGTCGGCCACACCCTGGTGGAGATGCTCAACTCCGCGCGGCTGCACCTGGCCGTGTTCGAGCGCTTCGACGGGCTGGAGCGGCGCAAGCTCAGCGGGGTGGAGATCCGCACCCTGGTGCTGGAGCCGCAGTTCGTCGCGGTCGCCGAGGACCACCCGCTGGCCATCCGCGAGGTGATCTCCCTCGACGAGCTGGCCGACTGCGACTGGGTGGTGCCGCCGCCGGAGGCCAACAGCCTGCGCATGCAGCTGCACACCGCCTGCGCCACCGCGGGTTTCACCCCGCGGATCCGGCACCACACCTGGGAAGCGGGCATGGCGCGGGTGCTGGTGGAGAACGGCGCGGTGTCACTGGCCGCGCCCGCTTCGCGCAGTGGCAACGGGATCGCGGTGCGGCCGCTGCGCGGCGACCCGCTCCAGGTGCCCATCATGGTCGGGGTGCGCACCGACGGGGCGCTGGCCGGGCGGGCGCACGAGGTCTTCGCCAGCGCCGCCTACGCCTATCGGTCCATTGTGGACAGGAACCCGACCTTCGCCCAGTGGTGGGCCGAACATCCCGAGGCGCACGCGGAACTGGACGCGGCGATGCTGGTGTGCCCGCCGCTGGCGGTCTAG
- a CDS encoding AAA family ATPase, with translation MARLGSGIPLVARGAQLRQLRAALRQAVRGTPGAVLVAGDAGVGKSRLLSELSELAAAEDALVLTGRCLDVGEGGLPYLPFVEALGQLREGHLDALRAHPALAKLLPELLPEHVVPYDPRAGEQDMSQLQMFDAVHSLLVELAAGRTVLLALEDLHWADGSTRHLLSFLLSRLRVGRLLVVATYRSDDLHRRHPLRPLLAELVRLPAVERLDLAPFTDSDARTFVRRLSDGTLAEDKIAQIAERSEGNAFFAEELIAACADQDDRVPIGLADVLLARIERLAPATQQIIRVASVSGRRVTDARLRTVSGLPEAEIEAALREAVTHHVLLYKDDNHAYVFRHALLREAVYADLLPGERVRLHAGYARFLAAKDGRRGVAAELAHHSLESHALPQALAASVVAAREAMEARAPAKALRHLEQAMKLWGAVPDPEKVSGGDELKLVHKAMYTASLAGEDDRALAYGRTAVHMAEELGDPVRAAEVRRKYVQTLLALEGKRDKAHQVIERAWQLVADQPASPTRAWVQAMRARVAMSADEQSYGPAREYAEGALADARASDAVGAETDALVSLSVILVRGGEVAEAVRRLHEAVERARAADIPSVELRAWFNLAVTHYEQGLLTEALAAAASGGRRAADTGLNWSPYGTELRVLHILLHYVAGDWDAALAAADLGTCSVPDIASARLTAISLFPLVGRGESAAAMELVRRLRPEWHKDWDIAVIAAACAADAELWQGRPDKALEWIDEALSVARRYRELAVIRIGTLGLAAHAELAAKARQRKDTEAETRHREAGERLLAQIRGVSTVAAPRSGELGPEARAWLARAEAEAARVHGEDTPAQWSAVLEAFGYGHTYEQTLARYRLAAACLVAGDKPAAETALCQATEDATRLGAAPLLDALAKLARRARLNLTGPAPQRDTVDPFTPRERAVLALVALGHTNRQVGAELYISEKTVSVHLSRVMAKLGAASRTEAVTKAHERALL, from the coding sequence GTGGCACGGTTGGGTTCAGGAATTCCGCTCGTCGCGCGGGGCGCGCAGCTGCGTCAGCTCCGCGCGGCGTTGCGGCAGGCGGTGCGCGGCACGCCGGGCGCGGTGCTGGTGGCCGGGGACGCCGGGGTGGGCAAGTCCCGGCTGCTCAGCGAGCTGAGCGAGCTGGCCGCGGCCGAGGACGCGCTGGTGCTCACCGGCCGCTGCCTGGACGTCGGCGAGGGCGGCCTGCCCTACCTGCCGTTCGTGGAGGCCCTCGGCCAGCTGCGCGAGGGCCACCTGGACGCGCTGCGCGCCCATCCCGCGCTGGCCAAGCTGCTGCCGGAGCTGCTGCCCGAGCACGTGGTGCCCTACGACCCGCGGGCCGGCGAGCAGGACATGAGCCAGCTGCAGATGTTCGACGCGGTGCACTCGCTGTTGGTCGAGCTGGCCGCCGGGCGCACCGTGCTGCTGGCCCTGGAGGACCTGCACTGGGCCGACGGCTCCACCCGGCACCTGCTCTCCTTCCTGCTCTCCCGGCTGCGCGTGGGCCGGCTGCTGGTGGTGGCCACCTACCGCAGCGACGACCTGCACCGCCGCCACCCGCTGCGCCCGCTGCTGGCCGAGCTGGTCCGGCTGCCGGCGGTGGAGCGCCTCGACCTGGCCCCCTTCACCGACAGCGACGCGCGCACCTTCGTCCGCCGCCTCTCCGACGGCACCCTGGCCGAGGACAAGATCGCCCAGATCGCCGAGCGCTCCGAGGGCAACGCCTTCTTCGCCGAGGAGCTCATCGCCGCCTGCGCCGACCAGGACGACCGGGTGCCGATCGGCCTGGCCGACGTGCTGCTGGCCCGGATCGAACGGCTCGCCCCGGCCACCCAGCAGATCATCCGGGTCGCCTCGGTCTCCGGCCGCCGGGTCACCGACGCCCGGCTGCGCACGGTCAGCGGCCTGCCCGAGGCCGAGATCGAGGCCGCGCTGCGCGAGGCGGTCACCCACCACGTGCTGCTGTACAAGGACGACAACCACGCCTACGTCTTCCGGCACGCCCTGCTCCGCGAGGCCGTCTACGCCGACCTGCTGCCCGGCGAGCGGGTCCGGCTGCACGCCGGGTACGCCCGGTTCCTGGCCGCCAAGGACGGCAGGCGCGGGGTGGCCGCCGAACTGGCCCACCACAGCCTGGAGAGCCACGCGCTGCCGCAGGCGCTGGCCGCCTCGGTGGTCGCCGCCCGCGAGGCCATGGAGGCCCGCGCCCCGGCCAAGGCGCTGCGGCACCTGGAACAGGCGATGAAGCTGTGGGGCGCGGTGCCCGACCCGGAAAAGGTCAGCGGCGGCGACGAGCTCAAGCTGGTGCACAAGGCGATGTACACGGCCAGCCTGGCCGGGGAGGACGACCGCGCGCTGGCCTACGGGCGCACCGCGGTGCACATGGCCGAGGAGCTGGGCGACCCGGTGCGCGCGGCCGAGGTGCGGCGCAAGTACGTGCAGACCCTGCTGGCCCTGGAAGGCAAGCGGGACAAGGCGCACCAGGTGATCGAACGCGCCTGGCAGCTGGTCGCCGACCAGCCCGCCAGCCCCACCCGGGCCTGGGTGCAGGCCATGCGGGCCAGGGTGGCGATGAGCGCGGACGAGCAGAGCTACGGCCCGGCCCGCGAGTACGCCGAGGGCGCGCTGGCCGACGCCAGGGCCAGCGACGCCGTCGGCGCGGAGACCGACGCGCTGGTCTCGCTGTCGGTGATCCTGGTCCGCGGCGGCGAGGTGGCCGAGGCGGTGCGGCGGCTGCACGAGGCGGTGGAGCGGGCCCGCGCCGCCGACATCCCCAGCGTGGAGCTGCGCGCCTGGTTCAACCTGGCCGTCACCCACTACGAACAGGGCCTGCTCACCGAGGCGCTGGCGGCCGCAGCCAGCGGTGGCCGCCGGGCCGCGGACACCGGCCTCAACTGGAGCCCCTACGGCACCGAGCTGCGGGTGCTGCACATCCTGCTGCACTACGTGGCAGGCGACTGGGACGCCGCACTGGCCGCCGCCGACCTCGGCACCTGCTCGGTGCCGGACATCGCCAGCGCCCGGCTCACCGCGATCTCGCTGTTCCCGCTGGTCGGGCGGGGCGAGTCGGCCGCGGCGATGGAGCTGGTGCGGCGGCTGCGCCCGGAGTGGCACAAGGACTGGGACATCGCGGTGATCGCCGCGGCCTGCGCCGCCGACGCCGAGCTGTGGCAGGGCCGCCCGGACAAGGCCCTGGAGTGGATCGACGAAGCCCTGTCGGTGGCCCGGCGCTACCGCGAGCTGGCGGTGATCCGGATCGGCACCCTCGGCCTGGCCGCGCACGCCGAGCTGGCGGCCAAAGCCAGGCAGCGCAAGGACACCGAGGCCGAGACCCGGCACCGGGAGGCGGGGGAGCGGCTGCTGGCCCAGATCCGCGGGGTGTCCACCGTGGCCGCCCCGCGCAGCGGCGAGCTGGGTCCCGAGGCCAGGGCCTGGCTGGCCCGCGCCGAGGCCGAGGCCGCCCGCGTGCACGGCGAGGACACCCCGGCACAGTGGAGCGCGGTGTTGGAGGCGTTCGGCTACGGCCACACCTACGAGCAGACCCTGGCCCGCTACCGCCTGGCCGCCGCCTGCCTGGTCGCCGGCGACAAACCCGCCGCCGAGACCGCGCTGTGCCAGGCCACCGAGGACGCCACCCGGCTCGGCGCGGCCCCGCTGCTGGACGCGCTGGCCAAGCTCGCCCGCCGCGCCCGCCTCAACCTGACCGGCCCGGCTCCGCAACGCGACACCGTCGACCCGTTCACCCCGCGTGAGCGCGCGGTGCTGGCCCTGGTCGCCCTCGGTCACACCAACCGGCAGGTCGGCGCGGAGCTCTACATCAGCGAGAAGACGGTGAGCGTGCACCTGAGCCGGGTGATGGCCAAACTGGGAGCCGCCAGCCGCACCGAGGCGGTCACCAAGGCCCACGAACGGGCGTTGCTGTGA
- a CDS encoding DoxX family membrane protein: MAPLVILVVVTAGLWVAGRAGVRALRPWTVPLRGGLAAMFTATGLAHFVGLRQELIAMVPPALPAPELLVTVTGVLELIGVAGLLWTPTARWAAGALSVLLVVMFPANVYAALNGLSPGVVDELWPRTAIQVVFLAATIGVFLGARGTFSPAHR; encoded by the coding sequence ATGGCTCCGTTGGTGATCTTGGTGGTGGTGACGGCCGGGTTGTGGGTGGCCGGGCGGGCCGGGGTGCGGGCGCTGCGGCCGTGGACGGTGCCGTTGCGGGGTGGGCTGGCGGCGATGTTCACCGCTACCGGGCTGGCGCACTTCGTCGGGCTGCGGCAGGAGCTGATCGCGATGGTGCCGCCCGCGCTGCCCGCGCCGGAGCTGCTGGTCACGGTCACCGGGGTGCTGGAGCTGATCGGGGTGGCCGGGCTGCTGTGGACGCCCACGGCGCGGTGGGCCGCGGGCGCGCTGAGCGTGCTGCTGGTGGTGATGTTCCCGGCCAACGTCTACGCCGCGCTCAACGGCCTCTCGCCCGGTGTGGTGGACGAGCTGTGGCCGCGGACCGCGATCCAGGTCGTGTTCCTGGCTGCCACCATCGGGGTGTTCCTCGGGGCTCGGGGAACTTTTTCGCCAGCGCACCGATGA
- a CDS encoding DUF4429 domain-containing protein: MISGPPSTLQGHDGDAVLHQDVVELHFPRRLSTRQVKSARSPRRVPLSAITDVEYEAGGRRPYLRLRLAGELPGHEPPLPELDVDALVLQPTRRAGNDAFVAELRARLCADPVPEPRLLSPDAHAPGLPRVTEPVELRVSTLDGVVTLDGQRVVIEFNSTMRKPRRREIAVREIQGVEFVPAKPHRSGLVRFLVPGAELRPDPRRDPHTVRFMAGAEEGRMAELAAELAARLVPAAESVLVAQN, translated from the coding sequence GTGATTTCCGGGCCACCCAGCACCCTCCAGGGCCACGACGGCGACGCTGTCCTGCACCAGGACGTCGTTGAGCTGCACTTTCCGCGACGCCTGAGCACCAGGCAGGTCAAGAGCGCGCGCAGCCCCCGGCGGGTGCCGCTGTCCGCGATCACCGACGTGGAGTACGAGGCCGGGGGCCGCCGCCCGTACCTGCGGTTGCGGCTGGCCGGTGAGCTGCCGGGGCACGAGCCGCCGTTGCCCGAGCTGGACGTGGACGCGCTGGTGCTCCAGCCCACCCGCCGCGCCGGGAACGACGCGTTCGTGGCCGAGCTGCGCGCCCGCCTCTGCGCCGACCCGGTCCCGGAGCCCCGGCTGCTGTCCCCGGACGCGCACGCGCCCGGCCTGCCCAGGGTCACCGAGCCGGTGGAGCTGCGAGTGTCCACTTTGGACGGTGTGGTCACCTTGGACGGGCAGCGGGTGGTCATCGAGTTCAACTCCACCATGCGCAAGCCGCGGCGGCGGGAGATCGCGGTGCGGGAGATCCAGGGCGTGGAGTTCGTGCCCGCCAAGCCGCACCGGTCCGGGCTGGTCCGGTTCCTGGTGCCGGGCGCGGAGCTGCGGCCGGATCCCCGGCGCGATCCGCACACCGTCCGGTTCATGGCCGGTGCCGAGGAGGGCCGGATGGCCGAGCTCGCCGCCGAGCTGGCCGCGCGGCTGGTCCCGGCCGCCGAATCCGTGCTGGTGGCCCAGAACTAG
- a CDS encoding NUDIX domain-containing protein: MIDKIALIDLADGRVLSTRSHGKDAYYLPGGKREPGETDVQTLVREIAEELGVAVAPETAVHVGTFQAQAHGHAEGVLVRMTCYSAEYTGTPVASSEIAEVVWLGYADRERVAPVDKIIFDELHAAGSLR; the protein is encoded by the coding sequence ATCATCGACAAGATCGCGTTGATCGACCTGGCCGACGGCCGGGTGCTGAGCACCCGCTCGCACGGCAAGGACGCCTACTACCTGCCCGGCGGCAAGCGCGAGCCCGGCGAGACCGACGTGCAGACCCTGGTGCGGGAGATCGCCGAGGAGCTGGGCGTTGCGGTCGCGCCGGAGACCGCGGTGCACGTGGGCACCTTCCAGGCGCAGGCGCACGGGCACGCCGAGGGTGTGCTGGTGCGGATGACCTGCTACTCGGCCGAGTACACCGGCACGCCGGTGGCCAGCAGCGAGATCGCCGAGGTGGTCTGGCTGGGCTACGCCGACCGGGAGCGGGTGGCGCCGGTGGACAAGATCATCTTCGACGAGCTGCACGCGGCCGGTTCGCTGCGCTGA
- a CDS encoding TetR/AcrR family transcriptional regulator produces MSTKGSYHHGDLRRTLLDAAVTAITDAGPAGFSLRELARRAGVSHAAPVHHFGDKAGVLTALATEGFDKLAEALSGAAERTGSFAEVGVAYVRFAIGHRAHFEVMFRPELYRTDDPALTTARERANEVLVSGVRSVRPEGVELGEIAAWSLVHGFATLWLSGALPADLGRDPESAARAIAGMLTRGL; encoded by the coding sequence ATGAGCACCAAGGGCTCCTACCACCACGGCGACCTGCGCCGGACGCTGCTGGACGCGGCCGTCACCGCGATCACCGACGCGGGCCCCGCCGGTTTCAGCCTGCGCGAACTGGCCCGCCGCGCCGGCGTCTCGCACGCCGCGCCGGTCCACCACTTCGGCGACAAGGCAGGCGTGCTCACCGCCCTGGCCACCGAGGGCTTCGACAAGCTGGCCGAGGCACTGTCCGGCGCGGCCGAGCGCACGGGCAGCTTCGCCGAGGTCGGCGTGGCCTACGTGCGCTTCGCGATCGGCCACCGCGCCCACTTCGAGGTGATGTTCCGCCCCGAGCTGTACCGCACCGACGACCCCGCGCTCACCACCGCCCGCGAACGGGCCAACGAGGTCCTGGTCAGTGGCGTGCGCTCGGTCCGCCCGGAAGGCGTGGAACTCGGCGAGATCGCGGCCTGGTCCCTGGTGCACGGCTTCGCCACGCTGTGGCTGTCCGGGGCACTGCCAGCTGACCTGGGCCGGGACCCGGAGTCGGCGGCACGGGCGATCGCCGGCATGCTGACCCGGGGGCTGTGA
- a CDS encoding trypsin-like serine protease has product MWSSWRGWGASLVAALALTTGFASTVNAATTNNDDVQPLIVGGRPASQTYSFMASLQGGQGHFCGGSLITPTWVVTAKHCVQGQSPGSFRVRVGTTTWNAGGELAQTAQIVPGQGDIALVRLSAPVSQTPIPIAADGGTAGTDTRLIGWGQTCPTRGCGGAPVQLQEIDVQVQASGCTDNFNPQTELCLGGQPSAGACYGDSGGPSVRQSNGRWELTGATSRAGRGQPTCGQAPAIYMNVPAHKQWIDQVTGGDPGPGCGSTAAWSAEELYPPGTEVAHNGRKWRSAWWNRAQEPGAGPWYWQDIGACTA; this is encoded by the coding sequence ATGTGGTCAAGCTGGAGGGGATGGGGTGCGTCGCTGGTCGCCGCCCTGGCCCTGACGACCGGGTTCGCCTCGACGGTAAATGCTGCGACAACCAACAATGACGATGTTCAGCCGCTGATCGTCGGTGGCCGCCCGGCCAGTCAGACGTATTCGTTCATGGCCTCCCTGCAAGGCGGCCAAGGGCATTTCTGCGGCGGTTCGCTGATCACCCCGACCTGGGTGGTCACCGCGAAACACTGCGTCCAGGGCCAGAGCCCCGGCAGCTTCCGCGTCCGGGTCGGCACCACCACCTGGAACGCCGGCGGCGAGCTCGCCCAGACCGCGCAGATCGTGCCGGGCCAAGGCGACATCGCCCTGGTGCGCCTGAGCGCCCCGGTCAGCCAGACCCCGATCCCGATCGCGGCTGACGGTGGCACCGCGGGCACCGACACCCGCCTGATCGGCTGGGGCCAGACCTGCCCCACCCGGGGTTGCGGCGGCGCCCCGGTCCAGCTCCAGGAGATCGACGTCCAGGTGCAGGCCAGCGGCTGCACGGACAACTTCAACCCGCAGACCGAGCTCTGCCTCGGCGGCCAGCCCAGCGCCGGCGCCTGCTACGGCGACTCCGGCGGCCCCTCGGTCCGCCAGTCCAACGGCCGCTGGGAGCTCACCGGCGCGACCAGCCGCGCCGGCCGCGGCCAGCCCACCTGCGGCCAGGCCCCGGCGATCTACATGAACGTGCCGGCGCACAAGCAGTGGATCGACCAGGTGACGGGCGGCGACCCCGGCCCCGGCTGCGGCAGCACTGCGGCCTGGTCCGCCGAGGAGCTGTACCCACCGGGAACGGAGGTCGCGCATAACGGGCGCAAGTGGCGCTCGGCCTGGTGGAACAGGGCCCAGGAACCGGGCGCTGGCCCGTGGTACTGGCAGGACATCGGGGCCTGTACCGCGTGA
- a CDS encoding EF-hand domain-containing protein translates to MTPELQRKLDHAFAAFDEDHDGYIQLSDLEERSRRFCVRFNETDSPKGNAALEGMRAHWQALVELTDSDKDGRISKAEFIDAVGTALAEPDAGFDRVFRPALAAGFALADTNDDGAIGVEEFVAFMYLAGFSLAKAPRLFALLDTNGDGKVSVEEWLTAFKTHYTEATADLDLPVNAFFGST, encoded by the coding sequence GTGACGCCGGAACTTCAGCGCAAGCTCGACCACGCCTTCGCCGCCTTCGACGAGGACCACGACGGCTACATCCAGCTCAGCGACCTGGAGGAGCGCAGCAGGCGCTTCTGCGTGCGGTTCAACGAAACCGACTCGCCCAAGGGCAACGCGGCCCTGGAGGGCATGCGGGCGCACTGGCAGGCGCTGGTCGAGCTGACCGACAGCGACAAGGACGGCCGGATCAGCAAGGCCGAGTTCATCGACGCCGTCGGCACCGCCCTGGCCGAACCGGACGCCGGTTTCGACCGGGTGTTCCGGCCCGCGCTGGCCGCCGGGTTCGCGCTGGCCGACACCAACGACGACGGGGCCATCGGGGTGGAGGAGTTCGTCGCCTTCATGTACCTGGCCGGTTTCTCGCTGGCCAAGGCGCCGAGGCTGTTCGCGCTGCTGGACACCAACGGCGACGGCAAGGTCAGCGTGGAGGAGTGGCTCACCGCCTTCAAGACCCACTACACCGAGGCCACCGCCGACCTCGACCTCCCGGTGAACGCATTCTTCGGCAGCACCTGA
- a CDS encoding DNA alkylation repair protein, with amino-acid sequence MDAAAFTARVHALADPVEKEKLQRYFKTGPGEYGEGDVFLGVRVARLSVLCKEFIDLPPVELDILLGSPLHEVRAGALSIMDRQARRRRTPEDRRRELYELYLRRLDRINNWDLVDMAAPYVVGGYLHRRDRAPLYELAASPNLWARRTAVLATAYFVRADEFDDTLALAEILVRDKEDLLHKAVGWWLREVGNRDQGRLLAFLDRHAAAMPRVMLRYAIERLPEDRRRHYRELKRVTA; translated from the coding sequence GTGGACGCCGCCGCCTTCACCGCCAGGGTGCACGCGCTGGCCGATCCGGTGGAGAAGGAGAAGCTCCAGCGCTACTTCAAGACCGGGCCCGGCGAGTACGGCGAGGGCGACGTCTTCCTCGGCGTGCGGGTGGCCCGGTTGTCCGTGCTGTGCAAGGAGTTCATCGACCTGCCCCCGGTCGAGTTGGACATCCTGCTGGGCAGTCCGCTGCACGAGGTCCGGGCCGGTGCGCTGTCCATCATGGACAGACAGGCCCGCCGCAGGCGCACCCCGGAGGACCGTCGCCGGGAACTGTACGAGCTGTACCTGCGGCGGCTGGACCGGATCAACAACTGGGACCTGGTGGACATGGCCGCCCCGTACGTGGTCGGCGGCTACCTGCACCGGCGGGACCGGGCCCCGCTGTACGAGCTGGCCGCCTCGCCGAACCTGTGGGCCCGGCGCACCGCGGTGCTGGCCACCGCTTACTTCGTGCGCGCCGACGAGTTCGACGACACCCTGGCACTGGCGGAGATCCTGGTGCGGGACAAGGAAGATCTCCTGCACAAGGCGGTCGGCTGGTGGCTGCGCGAGGTCGGCAACCGGGACCAGGGGCGGCTGCTGGCGTTCCTGGACCGGCATGCGGCGGCGATGCCCCGGGTGATGCTCCGCTACGCCATCGAGCGGCTCCCGGAGGACCGCCGCCGCCACTACCGGGAGCTCAAGCGCGTCACAGCGTGA
- a CDS encoding VOC family protein yields the protein MKWTLEVVVVPVSDLARAREFYAGKLGFAVDHDTRISEDLHIIQLTPPGSGCSIVIGRGVAKMEPGSLKGVQLVVGDVRAARAELLARGVEVSEVQFAGPEGFRPATDEDDLNNSGFISFDDPDGNSWLVQQITSRGTD from the coding sequence ATGAAGTGGACCCTCGAAGTGGTCGTGGTCCCGGTGTCCGACCTGGCCCGCGCCCGCGAGTTCTACGCCGGCAAGCTCGGCTTCGCCGTCGACCACGACACCCGGATCAGCGAGGACCTGCACATCATCCAGCTGACCCCGCCCGGCTCCGGCTGCTCCATCGTGATCGGCCGCGGCGTGGCCAAGATGGAGCCCGGTTCGCTCAAGGGCGTGCAGCTGGTGGTCGGTGACGTGCGGGCCGCGCGCGCCGAGCTCCTCGCGCGCGGGGTGGAGGTCTCCGAGGTCCAGTTCGCCGGGCCCGAGGGCTTCCGCCCGGCCACCGACGAGGACGACCTGAACAACAGCGGGTTCATTTCCTTCGACGACCCGGATGGGAACAGCTGGCTCGTGCAGCAGATCACCAGCCGCGGCACCGACTGA